The following nucleotide sequence is from Pseudobutyrivibrio ruminis HUN009.
TTGCTGTAATCCAATGTAAACCTCGGAGAAAGTCATTGGAGTAGGAGAGGCTGAAAGGCTCTTCCAAAATGCCAGGTGATATGAGTTTTCCATAGTTCTGATTTTCTGTCCCTTGAAGTCTGAGAGAGAATATACAGGCGTGTTTGTGGTCATGACTCTAAAGCCTTGATCGGCGTATCCTAGTAATTGATAACCGCCTTCTACATAAACTTCTGATATTTTATCCATAAATTCAGGATTATCTACCTTTTCACGGACATCATCGATTGTGCTGAAAAGACATGGCATATCGAATATAGCAACATCAGGAAGGAATGTAACCTGAGGTGCTGTGTTTTGCACGATAAAAGGAATGTCCCCATCTTTGCAAGATTCCAGCAACTCTCTGTCGCCACCTAAAACGCTGTTAGGATAAACTTGGATAACCATCTGTCCATCACTAAGCTCGTATACTTCTTCGGCGAATTTTTCGGCATATATCTGAGTTACAGTATCCTCTGGGCTGGATGTTCCAAGGGGCCAGGCATAAGTCTGAGTCTCAGATACAGCTGTGGATGTTCCACAAGATGTAAATGACAAAACAATCATTAATGATGTTGATAAAGCTAGTAGTTGTTTAAATCTCATATTGTTTCTCCTGATACGGTTTATAAAAGTACTAAGCTGATGGCTGGAATGAATGTGATAAGTAACAAAGCAACTAAGAACATTAAAATCATAGGCATTGCCTTCTTAGCAATATCCATAACAGGCACATCTGTAAGGGAGCTTGCAACGAAAAGATTTACACCAATTGGAGGTGTAACAAATCCGATTGCAAGGTTAACAACCATCATAATACCGAAGTGAACGCCATCCATGCCTACTGCCTGCACAATAGGAAGCAGGATAGGAGATAAAATAAGGATAGCAGGAGTTGTATCCATAACCATTCCAACAATAAGAAGGAACAGGTTGATTACAAGTAAAAGGATAATCTTGTTGGTAAAATTATCCAGAATATATCCGCTGACAAGCTGTGGTACCTGCATTAAAGTAAGCACTCGTGAGAATGCAGTTGATGCAGCAAGAATGAAAAGGATTGGTGCATAAGTTTTCATTGCTTCCACAAAAATATTCCATATATCGGAAATGCGAATTGTCTTGTAAACAAATAAGCTGATTACCAATGCATAAAATACGGAGATAACTGCAGCCTCTGTAGGAGAAGCTATGCCTGCATAGATACATCCAAGAACGATAATTGGGCTAAGTATTGCAAAGAAGCTATCCTTGAATATTTTTCCAAATCCTTTTGAGTGAAGTGCATCTATTTCGGCGTTAATTTTTTCTTTGTCTTCACCACAGCATTTGCAATGAATATATGCATAAAGCATCAAAAGTATACTTATAAGAATGCCAGGAATGATGCCGGCGATAAATAGATTACCTACTGATTCACCGGAGGCCATTGCGTACATAATAAAAGGAATACTAGGTGGAATGATAACACCGAGACCACCGGCTACAGCAACAATCGCTGTAGAAAACTTTTTATCATATCCCATATTCAGTAGAAGAGGGATGGTCATGGAACCTACGGCTGCAACTGTTGCAGGAGCCGAACCAGAAATTGCGCCATAAAATAGGCATGTGATGATAACGGCGCATGGAACGCCTGCAGTTTTCTTACCAATAAAATATGAGAACACGTCAAATAGCTTTTTAGAAATCTGACCGTGAGCCATAATGATTCCAGATAAAACAAACATTGGAACTGCAAGAAGAGGGAAGCTGTCGATACCGCCTACCATGGAACGGATTACATAGCTTGCACTTGCAGTAAATGAAGGATCAAATGCTCCTGGAAGAACAGCAACTATACCAAGTGAGATTGATACAGGAATGGCTATAATTAAGCAAATTACAAAAAGAATAAGTACAGTGATTGCGCTCATGCTTAATTTCCTCCTTCCTTGTTGCTGGTATTGTCCTGTTCAAGTATTTCTTTATTAAAGTTTTCCTGTGAAAGGAGATTGCTCATAGAATTTTTGATATTAGCACGTCTTTCAAGCTCTGCTAAGTGAGATGGCCAATCCTTGAGCTCTTCCTGATGGATGACATTATGCCACTCTAAAAACCATCTTTCTAAGATGCGGATAGCGCAAAGTGTAAAGCACACAAGTGGAGCTGACTGTACGTAATACATAGGGATTCCGCAGGCAGGAGAAACCTGACCGCTTTCGATAGTAGCCATAAGGTATCTGTAGGCAAAAGGAATTAAATACACAAAGAAAATGAATTCTACTGTAAGATTTAATACTTTTACAGATGCTTTTTTTCTTGGTTTGAGATTTCGAATGAACTGGTCAATCTTGATTGAAATACATTTCTTAGTGCATAAGCTAACACTGAAAAATGCTGACCAGATAAAAAGATATCTAGTGATTTCTTCTGACCATGAGAGAGAAGCCCCTAAAATGTAGCGGCAGAAAATCTGAATGCCCATAATGACACTCATAGCGATAAGAAGAACGACCATGATGAATTCTTCAAGGTATTCATCTACAAAGAAAAAAATACGTTTGATTCCAGTCATATAATGGTACCCCTTTGGCTAGTTTGTATGATTTTAGTATAAACATTATGAAGTACTTTAGCAAAGTAAAGTTAAAATAATTCAGAATATTTACACTAAATTCTTAAAATTTAAGGGCAATTTGTGCTGAGCACAAACCGCCCTTATAAGACTTAATAATTACATTGAACCATGTATAAGATTAAGTATTGTAGAAAGGTCTGATGCGTTCATCTGGCCTGGTGCAGAAGCTTTTCCAACAGCACCGAATGTGAGAGCAGAGCCGAATGCTTCGCCGCAAAGACGGCTAACAAGTCCTGTGCCTGCCATAGACATTGTGATAATTGGACGATCTGCATAATTGCTTGCCATTTCTTCTGTTGCAGCAAGGAGAGTAACTACATCCTTTTTGCAAGTAGGCATAACAGCAATCTTTGGAATATCTGCGCCAAGCTCCTGCATTTTACGAAGACGAGAAACGATATCGTCCTTGTCAGGAGTCTTGTCAAAGTCATGATTAGAAGCTACAACCTTTACGCCGTTTGCATGAGCGCTAGCAACGATATCCTTAACAATATCATCACCTGTGAAAACTTCTACATCAACTAAATCTACCATACCAGTTGCAGCTGCATTCTTATTGAGTGTAGCGTAAGCATCTTTATCGATAGATTTTTCTCCACCTTCATTGCTTGTTCTGAAAGTGAAGAGGAGAGGTGTGTCGCCAAGAGCGGCTCTTAAATCCTTAAGAACATCCTCAACCTTTGAAAAATCAAATACATCATCAAACCAGTCAACACGCCATTCAACTACATCATGTGCAACGCCGTTGAATGAAGCAGCTGCTGCGAGGATGTCTTCCTTTGTTTTTCCAACGATAGGCACGCAAATCTTTGGTACACCTTCGCCAATAACAACATTTCTTACTTTTACTGTATTCATATTTTTTTCCTCTGTTTTATGAATTTGCCTCTACCATCTTAGTGTATCTAAGATTTACAAATAATCCAAGTAATACGCCAACAGCTGTAAGAACAATGTTCATAACCATAACGCCTGATGGTGTCATCTGTGAAGCAGCTGTAAGAATAGTGTAGTTGCAAAGTGATGAAGCAATCATTACAAGTGCTGTAACTGTACCCTTAATCTTAGGGAAGAGCATGTTACAAACTGATGTGGCAATCTGAAGAAGTCCGCCGGCACCAGCCCAACCGATAACGAATGCTGCAACCTTACATAATCCAACTGAAGGAGCTGAAAGAACTAAAATTAATGTTACAAGGCAGATAACTGGGTATGCAACGATGAAACGAACGTCCTTAATCTTACGTGTAAGAAGAGCAGTAACGATAAGAGCAAGGATTGTACCCATTGAATAGTATGTCTGCATAATTGAAGGATCTTCCCAACCAACATTTGTCTTTGCAAAGTTCTGTGCACAGTTAAGCCATAACTGGAATGTACCTGTACATGTGAAACCGATAAGAATCATAGCAACTGACTCGATAGAGAAGTGAGTGTGCTTTAAGCTATCGATAAGACCTTCCTTCTTTTCAGCTGCAGCTGCATCTGAATCTGGAAGTGGAAGGATAAGGATAAGTACAAGTAATACGATGTATGCAATACCGCAAACATAGAAGAGTCTGTTGTAAGAAACAAGACCTGCTGCGTTTGTTGCAACTGTCATTCCAAGGAAGAATGGAAGTAACATCTGTGAAATAGCGATAAAGAACTTAATTCCCATTGTAGCTACACCAGGAGCATCGCTGATAATCTCAGCAACAGCTGGGTAAATACCAGTATCAAGGAATGAGTTTGCAATACCACCAACGATAGCGCATACGTATGCAATCTGGTAACCACCGTTAACGCCAGCGTTGAATGCCATAGCAAGACCAATGAGGTAGATAGCATATGAAGCGCCACCAATCATAACTGAAATACGACGGCCTAACTTATCTGAAAGAGGGCCAGCGAATGGAAGAGCAATAAGTCTACCAAGACCAAGTGCTGCTGAAATAGCAGTGATTGACATTACCTCAACGCCCCAGCTAGTAGCAAGAGCTTCCTTAATTACAGATTGTCCTAAGATTGAGCAACCAACTCCGTGAATAAAGTAATTCAAATAAAGAATTAAAGCTGCTGGAAAATATTTCTTGTTCATATTTTTCTCCTTAAATTTACTCGTACTTAATTCCAAGTACTTCTTTCATGTGTTCGATTGGCATTTCTTTGCCTGTCCAAAGCTTGAATGCTGCAGCACCCTGGAATAACATCATTCCAAAACCGTTCATTCTCTTACATCCAACTTCCTCAGCCATCTCAAGGAACTTTGTCTTAGCTGGTGCGTAAACTGTATCTGTTACGATAAGGTCTGGACGAAGATATGAAGTATCTGGTAACCATGTCTGGCCCTCAAGTGGCTTCATACCCATACCTGTTGCGTTTGCAAGAAGGTAAGAATCAGCGATTTCTCTTCTAAGAGCGTCAAGGTCTGCTAAGTCATAAAGTGTAGCCTTGCAGTTTGTTCTTTCGTTGATCTTGTTAACTGTTTCCTGAGCGTTCTCCCAGAAAGCATCCTTTACGTTGAAGATAGACATTTCTTTAACGCCATCAAGTGCTGCCTGAATCTGGATAGCAGTACCAGCACCACCACAACCAACGATTGTCATTTTCTTTCCGATAACATCGATATCGTAGTCCTTAAGTGACTGCATGTAACCGATACCGTCTGTAATGTGACCTGTAAGAACACCGTTTTCATTTACGATTGTGTTTACAGCTCCGCAAAGCTCAGCAGCAGGAGATAACTTATCAAGATACTTACCTACTACAGTCTTGTTAGGCATAGAAACGTTTGAGCCTACAAGCTTAAGAGCTCTGATACCTTTTACAGCATCCTCGAGTGTGCTATTATCTACCTCAAATGCAAGGTAAGCATAGTCGAGACCAAGATATGCAAATGCTTCATTGTGCATAGCTGGTGAGCTTGAGTGTCTGATTGGATAAGCCATAAGTCCGATAAGCTCTGTGTGTCCTGTAATTCTTTCTGCCATAATTTTAATTCCTCCATAAATTCTTTAAGATTTTGCATGCCCTTTGTTAAAATCTTAACAGTCTTTATACATATATTTTAATGTGTATTAATGTATAATTCCAATACTTCTATTGCATATTATTAATAGCTTTTAGCTATCAATTGTGGTAAAATTGATAATAAGTAATGAAAATACAACAATTATATTGTGCAAAACAGAGAGAGGAGAACTATGACTCTAAATCAAATGATGTATTTTTATGAGGCCGCTAGATTGCAGCATTTCAACCAGGCTGCGGAAAAGCTTCATATATCAGAACCATCCCTTAGTCGCTCAATAAACTCCCTTGAATCAGAGCTAGGAGTAGTCCTATTTGAAAGAACTGGACGAAATGTAGTTTTGACAAAAACAGGAGATATTTTTTACGAGCACGTTGATAGAATTCTAAACGAAATCAATTTGGCTGATCGTAAAATGCATCAATTAACTGGTTCAGGAGGGCATATTGATTTAGCATATGTTGCTCCACTTGCTGGTTCTTTTATACCAAATGTTTGTAGAGCGTTCCTCTTAGAAGATAAAAATAAAGAAGTAACATTTAACTTCCATCAGGATATTACCTCTAAAAATATAGAAGGCTTAAAGTCGGGTAGCTACGATATTATATTTGGTTCCTTTGTTAAGGATGAGCCAAATATAAAGTTTATTCCTATATTACAGCAGGAACTTGTGGTTATCCTTCCTAAGGGACATCCGCTGGAAGAAAACGATACCTTAGATGCATCAATTTTTGAAGAATACCCAGTATTGGGATATACAAGAAAATCAGGACTTGGTAGATTGACAAGGGATTTTTTCCTACAAAATAAGATTGAGCCTAACTTTATTTGCGAATCACCAGACGAAAATGGTATCGCGGCTCTTGTAGCAGCCAACTTTGGTATAGCTTTAGTTGCAGACGTAGATAGTATTCATAGGAATGACGTTATAATAAAGAAGCTTTCCACTGAATATAGTCTTTCACACACTGTTTATATGGCGTATATGAAGGGAAGATATCAGATGCCTGCCGTAAAACGTATGATTGACTTCATATTGGTACATTCTATGCACTAATTAATTACAAAAAATGAATTGGATTTTGATATTAAAGCGGGATTATACTTTTCTTATAAAAAAGGAAAGCATGCCCGCTTTTCATCTTGACAGCTCTTATCACGTAAATTTTGTTTGTAAATAGGAGCATTCTATAATGAGAAATAAGTATCCACACATTTTTGAACCACTTACAATTCGTCGTATGACACTTAAGAATCGTATCATGATGACACCAATGGGAACTAACTACGGTGATCAGAATGGCGAGATGACATTTGTTCATATTGATTACTATGAGCAGAGAGCAAAGGGTGGCACAGGATTATTAATGGTTGAAAATGCTAGTGTCTTTTCACCACAGGGTTCTAATGGTACAACCCAGCTTCGAATTGATCATGACAATTTCATTCCACGTTTATATTACTTTACAGAGAGAATGCATAAGCATGGCGCTTGTGTAGGTATTCAGATTAACCACGCTGGTGCATCAGCTGTTTCTGCTCGTACAGGAGAGCAGCCAGTTTCTGCATCAGATATTCCTTCAAAGGCAGGCGGGGAGATTCCACGTCCACTTGAGAAAGAAGAAATCTACAATATTGTAAAGAAGTATGGTGAGGCAGCAAAGCGTGCACAGACAGCCGGTTTTGACTGTGTTGAAATTCATGCTGGTCACTCATATCTTTTAAGCCAGTTCCTTTCACCTACTACTAATAAGCGTACAGATGAGTTTGGTGGATCACCAGAAAATCGCGCTAGATTTACAAAGCTTGTTGTAGAAGAGGTAAGAAAGCAGGTAGGACCATTCTTCCCAATTTTTGTCCGTATTAGTGCTGATGAGTTTGTTGAGGGAGGAAACACACTAGAGGACACTATCGAGTATTTACAGTACTTCCAGGAAGAAGTAGACGTATTTGACGTTTCTGCTGGTCTTAATAGTTCTATTCAGTTCCAGATTGATGCAAACTATCTTCCAGATGGATGGCGTTCATACATGGCAAAGGCTGTTAAGGAAAAATATGGCAAGCCATGTGTAACAATGGGAAATATTCGTGATCCTAAGGTCGCTGAGGAAATTCTTGAAAGAGGAGATGCTGATATCATCGGTATGGGCCGTGGTCTTATTGCAGATCCTAATTGGGTAAATAAGGTAGAGTTCAACCGTGAGGATGAGCTTCGCAAGTGTATTTCATGTAACGTAGGTTGCGCAGGCCACAGAATTGGTCTCAACCTTCCAATTCGTTGTACAGTTAACCCAGCTGTTAACGCTAATGACGAATACTACAAGAGAAAGGTTAACAAGCCTTGCAACGTTGTAGTAATCGGTGGTGGTACAGCAGGTCTTGAAGCTGCTTGTACAGCTGCAGAGGTTGGATGTACAACATTCCTTCTTGAGAAGAAGGCAGAGCTTGGCGGTCTTTCTGTTCAGATTTCTAAGATTCCTGATAAGAAGAGACTTGCTGATTTCCCTAAGTACATGATTAACCGTGCTAGCAAATTAAGAAATCTCTTCATATTTAAAAACAACGATACTACAGTTGATCAGATTAAGAGCTTGAACCCAGATATCATCGTAAATGCCACAGGTTCAAACCCTACATTACCACCTATCAAGGGATTATTAGACCTTGTTGATAAGGATGATTCAAATGTAGCTACAGTTATCAAGATGATCGAACGTCTTGATACATATCCTGAGGACATGACAGGTAAGAAGGTTGCTGTTGTTGGTGGCGGTGCCGTAGGTCTTGATGTTATGGAGTACTTCACAGAAAGAGGTGCTGAGGTTACTATTATCGAGATGTTACCTATCATTGGTAACGGACTTGATCCAATCACAAAGTGCGATACAGCAGCAAAGATGGCTAAGTACAATGTTCGTCAGATGACAAACACAGCTCTTCAGGAAGTATGCAACGATAAGTTTATCGTTAAGAATCCAGAAGGCGAAATCGAGAACATCGACTTTGATTTAGGCTTCATCTGCCTTGGTATGCGCTCAAATACACCTATCATCGATGAGTTAAATACAGCATTTGAAGATACAAATGTTGAGATTTACAATATTGGTGATTCTAAGCGTGCTCGTCGTATTATCGAAGGTACAGAAGAAGGTCGTGATATCATCAAGGTTCTTGAGAGACATGATTTTCTTTAAGATTTAACTTCCTTGATTAATTTAATCTAAAATTTATTTATCAGACAGAAGGAAAAAGTGGTTTCTTTCTGTCTGATTTTTTAGTATGATACTATTCAAAATAAAGTATCAAAGGGGAATAAGACATGGAACAGCTCAAAATGTTAAGAGAGCATCTTGCTCAGAACGACGAAATTATTCTTAATGCATTGCTTATGAGAAATGCCATTGTTGAGGAAATTATGGCATACAAAGAAGAGAATGGTTTACAGATTTTACAGCCAGAACAGGATGAAAAAAGAGATCGCTGGTTAGACAAGAGCTTGGAAGGGAAACGTCACGGCAAGGAAGTAAAGGACATTTATAGTTCGATAGTTAAAAATGCCAAGCGTATCCAGGCTAGACACTTGTTTAATTACAATATTGTCCTGATTGGATTTATGGGAGCAGGTAAAACTACAATCTCTGATTATTTGAGCACATGTTTTGCTATGGAAGTAGTAGAGATGGATCAGGTTATTTCTGATAGAGAGGGCATGTCTATTTCTGATATTTTTGAGGTATATGGAGAAGAGCACTTCAGAAATGCCGAGACAAACCTATTGAAGGAAATGCAATCAAAACGCAATGTGGTTATTTCGTGTGGTGGTGGTACACCAATGCGTGATGTAAACGTCCAGGAGATGAAGAAAAACGGACGCGTTGTTCTTTTGACTGCAAAGCCAGAGACAATCCTTGAGAGAGTGAAGGATAGCCACGATAGACCTCTTATCGAAAAAAATAAGAGTGTTGAATTTATAGAAGAGTTGATGCTTAAAAGAAGAGAGAAATATGTTGCTGCAGCTGATATCATAATTGAAACTGATGGCAAGTCAGAACTGGAAATCTGCGAGGAACTTGTAAATTCTCTTTTAAAACTTGATAACGATTAAGAAAAAGCCTGAGGCCTATCTCAATGGATAAGCTTCAGGCTTTCTATTTTTAAATACATAATACTCATGAAAACCGCAATCATTTAATAAGTCTGGTAGCTTATCAAAATCTGCAGCAACATCTTCTGGACAGTGAGCATCGGCGCCTAGTGTAATCATTTTGCCACCTAATTCCTTGTATCTTTTAATAATAGATGGCGCAGGATTAGGAGCACCCATTCCTTTTCTGAAGGCAGCAGTGTTTACCTCCAAGGCCTTATCAAGCTTTATAATTTGCTGAAGGATGGCATCAATGATTTCTGAATATGGTTGATGTGTGTTATGCTTTGTCTCCTGGTTACGTGCATATCTAAACGCGTAGTCTAAATGTCCGACTGTATCGAAATTTGTAAATGCGGTAATGTTTTCCAGAATGGATTCGTAATATCTGGTGAGCAATGCGCTTTCTGTATCACGATCCCAGAAGCTGTCGAAGTATGGGTCCCATTTATCAACAAGGTGAGTGCTTCCTATTATGAAGTCGTAAGGATGAGCATTTACGGCTTCATTACATTTATCAACCACATGAGGCTGAATTCCAACTTCTAGCCCGTTCAATATGGCGAAGTCATCAGTTGATTCCTGCTTAGCAAGTTGATGCAATGTAGGGTAGTAGTTTTCTAAATCTAAATCAAAGAACCCAAACTGCTTTGGATAGTCAATATCAAGGTGATCCGTAAATGTGATACCAAGTAGTCCTTTTGTCTTTGCGGCGTTTATCATATCAATAGGAGAAGCATCGGAATCTCCAGAAAAATTGCAGTGCATGTGATTGTCCCAAAACATTACTATGGCCTCCTTCTTATAAGTAACTAAATATTAAATGATGATATTGGCGGGTGCAAGAAATATTGTTTGAAAATACAAATAATATAAGTACATTGAGAAAATTTTAACAATATTTCAATTTGGGGTTGAATTATAGATTGATGTTGTATAAAATAAAGTGCATACGGGGCTCTTTGAGAGCTTCAAAGAAAATTTTAAAAGAATCTTTAGGAGGATTTA
It contains:
- a CDS encoding TRAP transporter substrate-binding protein — its product is MIVLSFTSCGTSTAVSETQTYAWPLGTSSPEDTVTQIYAEKFAEEVYELSDGQMVIQVYPNSVLGGDRELLESCKDGDIPFIVQNTAPQVTFLPDVAIFDMPCLFSTIDDVREKVDNPEFMDKISEVYVEGGYQLLGYADQGFRVMTTNTPVYSLSDFKGQKIRTMENSYHLAFWKSLSASPTPMTFSEVYIGLQQGTIDAQENPYEVIVSNRLYEQQDYVVETNHLPHLISLVASDEFMNTLTPEQQEIINQAATIATEYARQQSDDRIASRIATIEESGTEIIPLSDDIREQIREAATPVYDSIKENVDPELYEIYTKGIL
- a CDS encoding TRAP transporter large permease, with protein sequence MSAITVLILFVICLIIAIPVSISLGIVAVLPGAFDPSFTASASYVIRSMVGGIDSFPLLAVPMFVLSGIIMAHGQISKKLFDVFSYFIGKKTAGVPCAVIITCLFYGAISGSAPATVAAVGSMTIPLLLNMGYDKKFSTAIVAVAGGLGVIIPPSIPFIMYAMASGESVGNLFIAGIIPGILISILLMLYAYIHCKCCGEDKEKINAEIDALHSKGFGKIFKDSFFAILSPIIVLGCIYAGIASPTEAAVISVFYALVISLFVYKTIRISDIWNIFVEAMKTYAPILFILAASTAFSRVLTLMQVPQLVSGYILDNFTNKIILLLVINLFLLIVGMVMDTTPAILILSPILLPIVQAVGMDGVHFGIMMVVNLAIGFVTPPIGVNLFVASSLTDVPVMDIAKKAMPMILMFLVALLLITFIPAISLVLL
- a CDS encoding TRAP transporter small permease translates to MTGIKRIFFFVDEYLEEFIMVVLLIAMSVIMGIQIFCRYILGASLSWSEEITRYLFIWSAFFSVSLCTKKCISIKIDQFIRNLKPRKKASVKVLNLTVEFIFFVYLIPFAYRYLMATIESGQVSPACGIPMYYVQSAPLVCFTLCAIRILERWFLEWHNVIHQEELKDWPSHLAELERRANIKNSMSNLLSQENFNKEILEQDNTSNKEGGN
- the aroD gene encoding type I 3-dehydroquinate dehydratase yields the protein MNTVKVRNVVIGEGVPKICVPIVGKTKEDILAAAASFNGVAHDVVEWRVDWFDDVFDFSKVEDVLKDLRAALGDTPLLFTFRTSNEGGEKSIDKDAYATLNKNAAATGMVDLVDVEVFTGDDIVKDIVASAHANGVKVVASNHDFDKTPDKDDIVSRLRKMQELGADIPKIAVMPTCKKDVVTLLAATEEMASNYADRPIITMSMAGTGLVSRLCGEAFGSALTFGAVGKASAPGQMNASDLSTILNLIHGSM
- a CDS encoding MFS transporter encodes the protein MNKKYFPAALILYLNYFIHGVGCSILGQSVIKEALATSWGVEVMSITAISAALGLGRLIALPFAGPLSDKLGRRISVMIGGASYAIYLIGLAMAFNAGVNGGYQIAYVCAIVGGIANSFLDTGIYPAVAEIISDAPGVATMGIKFFIAISQMLLPFFLGMTVATNAAGLVSYNRLFYVCGIAYIVLLVLILILPLPDSDAAAAEKKEGLIDSLKHTHFSIESVAMILIGFTCTGTFQLWLNCAQNFAKTNVGWEDPSIMQTYYSMGTILALIVTALLTRKIKDVRFIVAYPVICLVTLILVLSAPSVGLCKVAAFVIGWAGAGGLLQIATSVCNMLFPKIKGTVTALVMIASSLCNYTILTAASQMTPSGVMVMNIVLTAVGVLLGLFVNLRYTKMVEANS
- a CDS encoding shikimate dehydrogenase codes for the protein MAERITGHTELIGLMAYPIRHSSSPAMHNEAFAYLGLDYAYLAFEVDNSTLEDAVKGIRALKLVGSNVSMPNKTVVGKYLDKLSPAAELCGAVNTIVNENGVLTGHITDGIGYMQSLKDYDIDVIGKKMTIVGCGGAGTAIQIQAALDGVKEMSIFNVKDAFWENAQETVNKINERTNCKATLYDLADLDALRREIADSYLLANATGMGMKPLEGQTWLPDTSYLRPDLIVTDTVYAPAKTKFLEMAEEVGCKRMNGFGMMLFQGAAAFKLWTGKEMPIEHMKEVLGIKYE
- a CDS encoding LysR family transcriptional regulator, whose amino-acid sequence is MTLNQMMYFYEAARLQHFNQAAEKLHISEPSLSRSINSLESELGVVLFERTGRNVVLTKTGDIFYEHVDRILNEINLADRKMHQLTGSGGHIDLAYVAPLAGSFIPNVCRAFLLEDKNKEVTFNFHQDITSKNIEGLKSGSYDIIFGSFVKDEPNIKFIPILQQELVVILPKGHPLEENDTLDASIFEEYPVLGYTRKSGLGRLTRDFFLQNKIEPNFICESPDENGIAALVAANFGIALVADVDSIHRNDVIIKKLSTEYSLSHTVYMAYMKGRYQMPAVKRMIDFILVHSMH
- a CDS encoding FAD-dependent oxidoreductase, with the protein product MRNKYPHIFEPLTIRRMTLKNRIMMTPMGTNYGDQNGEMTFVHIDYYEQRAKGGTGLLMVENASVFSPQGSNGTTQLRIDHDNFIPRLYYFTERMHKHGACVGIQINHAGASAVSARTGEQPVSASDIPSKAGGEIPRPLEKEEIYNIVKKYGEAAKRAQTAGFDCVEIHAGHSYLLSQFLSPTTNKRTDEFGGSPENRARFTKLVVEEVRKQVGPFFPIFVRISADEFVEGGNTLEDTIEYLQYFQEEVDVFDVSAGLNSSIQFQIDANYLPDGWRSYMAKAVKEKYGKPCVTMGNIRDPKVAEEILERGDADIIGMGRGLIADPNWVNKVEFNREDELRKCISCNVGCAGHRIGLNLPIRCTVNPAVNANDEYYKRKVNKPCNVVVIGGGTAGLEAACTAAEVGCTTFLLEKKAELGGLSVQISKIPDKKRLADFPKYMINRASKLRNLFIFKNNDTTVDQIKSLNPDIIVNATGSNPTLPPIKGLLDLVDKDDSNVATVIKMIERLDTYPEDMTGKKVAVVGGGAVGLDVMEYFTERGAEVTIIEMLPIIGNGLDPITKCDTAAKMAKYNVRQMTNTALQEVCNDKFIVKNPEGEIENIDFDLGFICLGMRSNTPIIDELNTAFEDTNVEIYNIGDSKRARRIIEGTEEGRDIIKVLERHDFL
- a CDS encoding shikimate kinase, with the translated sequence MEQLKMLREHLAQNDEIILNALLMRNAIVEEIMAYKEENGLQILQPEQDEKRDRWLDKSLEGKRHGKEVKDIYSSIVKNAKRIQARHLFNYNIVLIGFMGAGKTTISDYLSTCFAMEVVEMDQVISDREGMSISDIFEVYGEEHFRNAETNLLKEMQSKRNVVISCGGGTPMRDVNVQEMKKNGRVVLLTAKPETILERVKDSHDRPLIEKNKSVEFIEELMLKRREKYVAAADIIIETDGKSELEICEELVNSLLKLDND
- a CDS encoding histidinol-phosphatase HisJ family protein, whose product is MFWDNHMHCNFSGDSDASPIDMINAAKTKGLLGITFTDHLDIDYPKQFGFFDLDLENYYPTLHQLAKQESTDDFAILNGLEVGIQPHVVDKCNEAVNAHPYDFIIGSTHLVDKWDPYFDSFWDRDTESALLTRYYESILENITAFTNFDTVGHLDYAFRYARNQETKHNTHQPYSEIIDAILQQIIKLDKALEVNTAAFRKGMGAPNPAPSIIKRYKELGGKMITLGADAHCPEDVAADFDKLPDLLNDCGFHEYYVFKNRKPEAYPLR